In one window of bacterium DNA:
- a CDS encoding 2-oxoacid:acceptor oxidoreductase family protein: protein MKEKRILISGSGGQGVLLLGKILATAGMLDGRQVTWIPSYGAEMRGGIADCMVIIADEDIGSPLVKKPDILIAMNSQALEKYAHTVVSGGFLLAGITPVGPQSIRRDVDALFLPALEIAKAASGYTRLANMVMLGALCFRTRIVPRERVEQSIRLLMNSQEQGLVSLNLNVLQTGIEYCIRGEND, encoded by the coding sequence ATGAAAGAGAAAAGGATTTTGATTTCAGGCTCCGGTGGCCAGGGAGTGCTTCTTCTGGGCAAGATATTGGCCACAGCAGGCATGCTGGACGGCAGGCAGGTGACCTGGATTCCCTCCTATGGTGCGGAAATGCGCGGCGGGATAGCCGATTGCATGGTTATTATCGCCGATGAGGATATTGGCTCTCCGCTGGTGAAAAAGCCGGATATTTTAATCGCCATGAACAGCCAGGCACTGGAAAAATATGCTCATACGGTAGTCAGCGGAGGATTCCTATTGGCTGGCATCACTCCTGTCGGCCCCCAATCGATCCGCCGGGATGTGGACGCGCTTTTTTTACCTGCCCTGGAAATTGCCAAAGCAGCGTCAGGGTATACGAGGCTGGCCAATATGGTGATGCTGGGGGCGTTGTGCTTCAGGACAAGAATTGTGCCCAGGGAGAGAGTTGAACAAAGTATCCGGTTACTCATGAATTCTCAGGAACAGGGACTTGTATCTTTGAATCTGAATGTGTTGCAGACCGGAATTGAATACTGCATCAGGGGAGAGAACGACTGA
- a CDS encoding DUF2442 domain-containing protein, with protein MKEARLNMSLSNCGAGTLECEVTDINKNGIWILIRGSEYFISFKEFPMFKNLPVEKIFHVTFFSPNHMHWKELDIDIELDSLEEPEKYPLIFDE; from the coding sequence ATGAAAGAAGCGAGGCTCAATATGAGCTTATCGAACTGTGGAGCAGGCACTTTAGAATGTGAAGTAACTGATATCAATAAAAATGGAATATGGATACTCATTCGAGGATCAGAATATTTTATTTCATTCAAAGAATTTCCCATGTTCAAAAACCTGCCAGTGGAGAAAATTTTCCATGTTACATTTTTTTCACCTAATCATATGCATTGGAAGGAACTGGATATCGATATCGAATTAGATTCTCTGGAAGAACCGGAAAAGTATCCTTTGATATTTGACGAATAA
- a CDS encoding PIN domain-containing protein, whose amino-acid sequence MVNKTYFLDTSYLIALLHKGDKWHETAISRRDEVIRNHILLLTTEYILVEVADGLSALHFRKQAEDTVSTLRDSQDVTVIPASTTLFDAGLSLYCARSDKEWSLTDCISFVVMEAHGLKEALATDKHFRQAGFHVLL is encoded by the coding sequence ATGGTGAATAAAACTTATTTTCTCGATACAAGTTATCTGATCGCCTTATTGCATAAAGGTGATAAGTGGCATGAGACAGCCATTTCCCGACGTGATGAAGTGATCCGGAATCATATTCTCCTTCTAACAACGGAGTATATATTAGTTGAAGTTGCTGATGGACTTTCTGCCTTACATTTTCGGAAACAAGCCGAAGATACAGTTTCAACACTGCGGGATAGTCAAGATGTCACAGTTATTCCTGCTTCCACGACACTTTTTGATGCGGGTTTGTCACTTTATTGCGCCCGCTCTGATAAAGAGTGGAGTTTGACTGATTGTATATCATTTGTTGTTATGGAAGCTCATGGATTAAAAGAAGCACTGGCTACGGACAAGCATTTCAGACAGGCAGGATTTCACGTATTACTATGA
- a CDS encoding N-acetyltransferase, which produces MIIRPKVSEGKAIQQLVNLYAADGLLIPLSLHDVYERIREFFVYQVENQIVGVASLHVIWEDLAEIRSMAVHQDFQHQGIGKALALRCLDEGRELGIKQVFLLTYKKEFFEKVGFHQVDKSKLPQKVWSDCIKCVKFPDCDEIAMSLTL; this is translated from the coding sequence ATGATTATCCGACCCAAGGTAAGTGAAGGAAAAGCGATTCAACAACTGGTAAACCTCTACGCAGCCGATGGTTTACTCATTCCCTTGTCCCTGCATGATGTTTATGAACGGATCCGGGAATTTTTCGTCTATCAGGTTGAGAATCAAATTGTGGGTGTTGCCTCCCTTCATGTGATTTGGGAAGACCTGGCCGAGATTCGCTCCATGGCTGTGCATCAAGACTTCCAGCATCAGGGCATCGGCAAAGCCCTGGCCTTGCGCTGCCTGGATGAAGGCAGGGAATTAGGCATCAAACAGGTCTTTCTTCTGACTTACAAAAAAGAGTTTTTTGAAAAGGTAGGTTTTCACCAGGTTGATAAATCGAAACTTCCTCAAAAAGTCTGGTCTGACTGCATAAAATGTGTGAAATTTCCCGATTGCGATGAAATTGCCATGTCATTAACGCTGTAA
- a CDS encoding thiamine pyrophosphate-dependent enzyme: MNQVFARPKSLKDVPFRYCPGCHHGIIHRLVAEAIDFLAIGEKTIGVAPVGCAVFASDYFNVDMIEVAHGRPPAAVTGMKRARPENIIFSYQGDGDLASIGMAETVHAANRGENVTFIFVNNATYGMTGGQMAPTTLAGQVTKTTPQGRDPRTDGFPLRVCELLATLDGPAYIERVAVNNPVHIKKARYAIRKAFQVQMENRGFSLVEVLSACPTNWKMTPLEANQWIEDTMTRTFPLGVYKG; encoded by the coding sequence ATGAATCAGGTTTTTGCACGGCCAAAATCGCTGAAAGATGTACCATTCCGGTATTGCCCCGGATGTCATCATGGAATCATCCATCGCCTGGTTGCCGAAGCGATCGATTTTTTGGCTATCGGGGAAAAAACCATTGGCGTTGCTCCGGTAGGCTGTGCGGTATTCGCCTCCGACTATTTCAACGTCGATATGATCGAGGTCGCACATGGCCGTCCTCCGGCAGCAGTTACCGGCATGAAGCGGGCAAGACCGGAAAATATCATTTTCAGCTATCAGGGAGACGGGGATCTGGCCTCGATCGGCATGGCTGAAACTGTCCATGCTGCCAACCGGGGAGAAAACGTTACGTTTATTTTTGTCAATAATGCTACCTACGGGATGACCGGAGGCCAGATGGCACCAACAACCTTAGCCGGTCAGGTAACCAAAACCACGCCCCAGGGCCGTGATCCGCGAACGGACGGTTTCCCGCTGCGGGTCTGCGAGCTTCTGGCCACACTGGATGGGCCTGCCTATATCGAACGGGTTGCAGTCAATAATCCCGTTCATATCAAAAAGGCCAGATACGCTATCCGCAAGGCGTTTCAGGTGCAGATGGAAAACCGGGGTTTCAGCCTGGTGGAGGTTCTCTCCGCCTGCCCGACCAACTGGAAGATGACTCCGCTCGAAGCGAATCAATGGATCGAGGATACCATGACCAGGACGTTTCCGCTCGGAGTCTATAAGGGATAG
- a CDS encoding 3-methyl-2-oxobutanoate dehydrogenase subunit VorB, whose amino-acid sequence MEGIRATPGSSNKILMAGNEAIAEGAILAGCRHYFGYPITPQNEIPAHMARRMPEVGGCFVQAESELAAISMVFGAAAVGVRSMTSSSSPGISLMQEGISYLAGAELPAVIVNICRGGPGLGNISGSQGDYFQATRGGGHGDYRTIVLGPASVQEMHDLTFVAFDLADLYRIPVMILADGVLGQMMEPVVLDAGRRSRMNLPEKAWALTGAGNRPPRVIKSLYLGEGELEERNWLLEKKYRKIQTHEVRYEEYRVEDARLLLVAYGLSARICKAAVSMARKQGIALGLFRPVTLYPFPSAALAARAAQIGRVLTIEMNTGQMIEDVRLAVNGCCQTFFYGRPGGGTFSDEEIFHHCLRVMEALSEVN is encoded by the coding sequence ATGGAAGGGATAAGGGCAACACCGGGAAGTTCCAATAAAATCCTCATGGCCGGAAACGAAGCCATTGCCGAGGGGGCTATTCTGGCTGGCTGCCGTCACTATTTCGGCTATCCGATTACACCGCAGAATGAAATTCCGGCCCACATGGCCAGAAGGATGCCGGAGGTGGGCGGATGCTTTGTTCAGGCAGAGAGTGAGCTGGCAGCCATCAGCATGGTTTTTGGCGCTGCGGCTGTAGGTGTCCGGAGTATGACCTCCTCTTCCAGCCCCGGCATCAGCCTGATGCAGGAGGGAATCTCCTACCTGGCCGGTGCGGAGCTGCCTGCGGTCATTGTGAACATCTGCCGGGGAGGGCCTGGCCTCGGCAATATCTCAGGGTCGCAGGGAGACTATTTCCAGGCCACCCGAGGAGGAGGGCATGGGGATTACCGGACTATTGTCCTTGGCCCGGCCTCGGTTCAGGAGATGCACGATTTGACCTTTGTGGCTTTTGACCTGGCGGATTTGTATCGGATTCCGGTGATGATCCTGGCTGACGGTGTTTTGGGGCAGATGATGGAACCTGTGGTTCTCGATGCTGGCCGCAGGTCTCGAATGAATCTGCCGGAAAAAGCCTGGGCCTTAACCGGTGCCGGAAACCGTCCCCCGCGGGTGATCAAATCACTCTACCTGGGAGAGGGTGAGCTGGAAGAGCGCAACTGGCTTCTGGAAAAAAAATACCGGAAAATCCAAACTCATGAGGTCCGGTATGAGGAATATCGGGTTGAGGATGCCAGGCTCCTTCTGGTCGCCTACGGCCTGTCGGCCAGAATCTGCAAAGCCGCAGTGAGTATGGCCAGAAAGCAGGGTATCGCCCTTGGGCTCTTCCGGCCCGTTACCCTGTATCCTTTCCCTTCGGCAGCCCTGGCAGCAAGGGCTGCGCAAATCGGCAGGGTGTTGACCATTGAAATGAATACCGGTCAGATGATCGAGGATGTAAGGCTGGCCGTCAATGGCTGCTGCCAGACTTTCTTCTATGGACGTCCGGGAGGGGGAACCTTTTCCGATGAGGAGATTTTTCATCATTGCCTGCGGGTGATGGAGGCTCTTTCGGAAGTGAATTGA